A single genomic interval of Acetobacteroides hydrogenigenes harbors:
- the tsaB gene encoding tRNA (adenosine(37)-N6)-threonylcarbamoyltransferase complex dimerization subunit type 1 TsaB — protein MSIILCIETGTEVCSVSLSKDSKIIDIRESAEPQAHARQLAVFIDELLKKNSLTTKDLSAVAVSEGPGSYTGLRIGVSTAKGICFGSGIPMIAIDSLQALTQGAINQVGGNTGSIFCPMIDARRMEVYTALYHSDGSPKTATEALIIDENSFQKELAESKVYFFGNGAPKCIEIINHPNAAFINVTHTAANMVHLAHRLFDAAKFVDVAYFEPFYLKDFVVTKSKKNSLGL, from the coding sequence ATGAGCATCATACTATGCATAGAAACGGGAACGGAGGTTTGCTCCGTTTCCCTTTCTAAAGATTCCAAGATCATCGACATCCGCGAAAGCGCAGAACCCCAAGCGCATGCCCGACAGCTCGCTGTATTCATCGATGAACTCCTTAAAAAGAATAGCCTTACCACTAAAGATCTTTCGGCAGTAGCCGTAAGCGAGGGGCCTGGATCGTATACAGGACTTCGCATTGGCGTATCTACCGCAAAGGGTATTTGCTTTGGTTCAGGAATCCCGATGATAGCCATCGATAGCCTTCAGGCGCTTACCCAAGGAGCCATCAACCAGGTGGGCGGCAACACGGGGAGCATCTTTTGCCCAATGATCGATGCCCGAAGAATGGAGGTTTACACCGCGCTTTACCATAGCGATGGAAGTCCTAAAACAGCAACCGAAGCGCTGATCATCGACGAGAATTCGTTTCAGAAAGAACTTGCCGAAAGCAAGGTTTACTTTTTTGGCAACGGTGCGCCTAAGTGTATAGAGATCATCAACCATCCAAATGCAGCATTTATAAACGTTACCCATACGGCTGCCAACATGGTTCACCTTGCCCATCGGCTGTTCGATGCCGCAAAATTTGTGGATGTCGCCTACTTCGAACCATTTTATCTGAAGGATTTTGTTGTGACAAAATCTAAAAAAAATTCGCTTGGCCTTTAG
- a CDS encoding S41 family peptidase, which produces MNAITHYNRKALAALLIALFCMVGASASAQVNKQLSKAEMQTDIDHFFSSLKQHHPNPYFFCSKDSVEQEKNRIVNNLPDSLSTYGFAKRIGTLNHLFDGHTNILLDFTWQDRSRVYIPSIFEIDSSYGLYIKEKYANARSKVISINGHDAASIMSQFKKYMLNEQIKSSVRSNTFLFKYCLPLLGITEPYTIGLLHDGKQELVNISEKSAYTNTATGYSLDFSSLYKRDTTADTVRSVNYKIDKARSLAILYYNSCDIEQDSVMQQKVKAFFETIDSLKIEKLIIDIRNNTGGSTDSNDFITDYIKHDSFTVRQSAERRISKEYKEKVSSKVNSYRDKGFFHRIFYRQRMPNALVKIYNGKVGDLYKVSYKERVNANSSGYSGKIFIVQGYNTFSSALDFAYWFKFAKRGTLVGDETGEPTDCFSDALIDTLPNSQLNFMVAQGRFKFPSGNIACGLKPDRYVKIDSDGIFLSDNEVEEIINLKR; this is translated from the coding sequence ATGAATGCCATTACACATTACAATCGAAAAGCCCTCGCAGCCCTACTCATTGCCTTATTCTGCATGGTGGGAGCTAGCGCATCAGCCCAGGTAAACAAGCAGCTGAGCAAGGCAGAGATGCAAACCGACATCGACCACTTCTTTAGCAGCCTTAAGCAGCACCACCCCAACCCCTACTTCTTCTGCTCTAAAGACTCGGTCGAACAAGAAAAGAACCGAATAGTAAATAACCTACCCGACTCGCTATCTACCTACGGCTTTGCCAAGCGGATCGGCACCCTCAACCACCTATTCGATGGGCATACCAATATTCTCCTCGACTTTACCTGGCAAGATAGATCCCGAGTATACATCCCTTCGATTTTTGAAATCGACAGCAGCTATGGCCTATACATCAAAGAGAAGTATGCGAACGCCAGAAGCAAGGTTATAAGCATAAACGGACATGATGCAGCATCCATCATGAGCCAATTCAAGAAGTACATGCTCAACGAGCAGATTAAATCATCGGTACGAAGCAACACCTTCCTCTTCAAGTATTGTCTTCCACTACTCGGCATAACCGAACCTTACACCATAGGGCTACTACACGATGGCAAGCAAGAACTCGTTAATATTTCCGAAAAGAGCGCATATACAAATACAGCTACTGGATATAGCTTAGACTTTTCATCCCTTTATAAAAGAGATACGACCGCAGACACCGTTAGGTCGGTAAATTACAAGATCGACAAAGCACGTTCTCTTGCCATCCTGTACTACAACAGCTGCGATATCGAGCAGGATAGCGTTATGCAGCAAAAGGTAAAGGCATTTTTCGAAACAATAGACTCCCTAAAAATTGAAAAACTAATCATTGATATTCGAAACAACACCGGCGGCTCTACCGACAGCAACGACTTCATAACCGACTACATTAAGCATGATTCATTTACGGTAAGGCAGTCTGCTGAACGAAGAATAAGCAAAGAATATAAGGAAAAGGTATCTTCTAAAGTAAACAGTTATAGGGATAAGGGCTTTTTTCATAGGATATTCTATAGGCAAAGGATGCCCAACGCCCTTGTGAAAATATACAATGGTAAGGTCGGAGACCTCTACAAGGTAAGCTACAAGGAAAGGGTAAATGCTAATTCTTCAGGGTACTCGGGAAAGATATTTATTGTTCAAGGGTACAACACCTTTTCGTCAGCGCTTGACTTTGCCTACTGGTTCAAGTTCGCTAAGCGAGGAACCCTTGTAGGCGATGAAACAGGAGAGCCTACCGACTGCTTTAGTGATGCATTGATTGATACGCTACCCAATAGTCAGCTAAACTTTATGGTAGCACAAGGGAGATTCAAATTTCCTTCAGGCAATATTGCATGCGGATTAAAGCCTGATAGATACGTCAAGATAGATTCCGATGGCATATTCCTAAGCGATAATGAAGTTGAAGAGATAATCAACCTAAAAAGATAA
- a CDS encoding SPFH domain-containing protein, translating to MIGMGSGALIALVAFALLLILMTVKVVPQQSAYIIERFGKFHEVLKPGINFVIPFFDKVAYKYSLKEQAFDIPEQVCITRDNVQVIVDGVVFLQVIDAQKAAYGISNYVFAVTQLSQTTMRSEMGKIELDRTFEERTTINRAVVEAIDEASQHWGVKVLRYEIKNITPPQSVLHAMEKQMQAEREKRARILQSEGEKQSAINIAEGQKQKVVLESEGIKLQQINTAEGQAEAIRAVAVATADGIKAVASSIKNEGGYEAIQLRVAEQLVEQFGKLAKTNNTLILPANFGDMASIVSGALAVIKQQDAKAPGNPTPIK from the coding sequence ATGATTGGTATGGGTTCTGGGGCGCTTATCGCCCTTGTAGCGTTTGCGCTACTTCTAATTCTGATGACGGTGAAGGTTGTTCCACAGCAATCGGCCTACATCATCGAGCGCTTTGGTAAGTTCCACGAAGTGCTAAAGCCAGGTATCAACTTTGTAATCCCCTTCTTCGACAAGGTAGCCTACAAGTACAGCCTCAAGGAGCAGGCCTTCGACATCCCCGAGCAGGTGTGCATCACCCGCGACAACGTACAGGTTATTGTGGATGGCGTGGTATTCCTTCAGGTTATCGATGCCCAAAAGGCCGCATACGGTATCAGCAACTACGTGTTTGCCGTAACGCAGCTCTCGCAAACCACCATGCGTAGCGAGATGGGTAAGATTGAGCTCGACCGCACCTTCGAGGAGCGCACCACCATCAACCGCGCCGTAGTAGAGGCCATCGACGAGGCTTCGCAGCACTGGGGCGTTAAGGTGCTTCGCTACGAGATCAAAAATATAACCCCTCCTCAGTCCGTTCTTCACGCCATGGAGAAGCAGATGCAGGCCGAGCGCGAAAAGCGTGCCCGAATCCTACAGTCGGAAGGCGAAAAGCAGTCGGCCATTAACATTGCCGAAGGCCAAAAGCAAAAGGTCGTGCTCGAGTCGGAGGGTATAAAGCTTCAGCAAATCAACACCGCCGAAGGTCAAGCCGAAGCAATCCGTGCGGTGGCCGTAGCAACAGCCGATGGTATTAAGGCCGTAGCCTCGTCTATTAAGAACGAGGGCGGATACGAAGCCATTCAGCTCCGCGTGGCCGAGCAGCTGGTAGAGCAGTTTGGCAAGCTGGCCAAGACCAACAACACGCTTATCCTTCCTGCTAACTTCGGCGACATGGCCTCTATTGTATCGGGAGCGCTAGCCGTTATCAAGCAGCAGGATGCCAAAGCACCCGGCAACCCAACACCTATTAAGTAA
- the efp gene encoding elongation factor P: MATTADIKNGLCIEFNGKPCSIVEFQHVKPGKGPAFVRTKLRNLENGRIIENTFNAGVKIDVIRVERRPYQFLYEDEAGYNFMHNETFEQISLDKNLIENADLMKEGQYVEMMVHADKEEVLTCELPPFVELVVTYTEPGLKGDTASSNALKPATLETGAEVRVPLFINQDEKIKIDTRTRSYVERVRG; this comes from the coding sequence ATGGCAACTACAGCAGATATTAAGAACGGACTATGCATCGAGTTTAACGGCAAGCCCTGTTCGATTGTAGAATTTCAACACGTAAAACCAGGTAAAGGTCCAGCTTTCGTTAGAACTAAGCTTAGAAACCTTGAGAACGGACGCATTATCGAGAACACCTTTAACGCTGGCGTAAAAATCGACGTTATTCGTGTTGAGCGCCGTCCTTATCAGTTCCTATACGAGGATGAGGCTGGATACAACTTCATGCACAACGAAACTTTCGAGCAAATTTCGCTTGATAAGAACCTTATTGAGAACGCTGACCTAATGAAGGAAGGCCAGTACGTAGAAATGATGGTTCATGCTGATAAGGAAGAAGTACTAACCTGCGAGCTTCCTCCATTCGTAGAGCTTGTGGTTACCTACACCGAACCTGGTTTGAAGGGCGATACCGCTTCGTCGAATGCGCTTAAGCCTGCAACCCTCGAGACTGGTGCAGAAGTACGCGTTCCTCTCTTCATCAACCAAGACGAGAAGATTAAGATTGACACTCGCACTCGCAGCTATGTAGAGCGTGTTAGAGGTTAA
- a CDS encoding efflux RND transporter periplasmic adaptor subunit, whose product MKKKKLTRYIIIGAVVLIIFLIVGKKAGWFGKDELQKVAIEKPADRRIVEYVSANGKIQPVTEVKISSDVSGEIVELPVKEGQRVKRGDLLFKVKPDMYISQRDRATAALNSAKTRISQAQVQLQKDEQAYRRNKTLFEQKVISKAEYETFEAAYNSSKNNLQAAQYDFQSAQAALKETNESLSKTTVYAPMDGIVSKLNVELGERVVGTMQMAGTEVMRIANLNQMEVYAEVNENDIVKVKLNDTALVEVDAYLGHKFKGIVTQIANTATSSATSTDQVINFEVRVLLLEDSYKSIMKAGMASPFRPGMSASVEIQTNSISKALTIPIQAVTNYIDTTKKIAQASKAKKNEEQSEDEEVKPIDEDDVLDRSGGEEVVYVYNAKQKSVKRVKVKTGIQDNTYIQILSGLTKKDEVVIAPFSAISRKLKDGTKVEVVPADKVFE is encoded by the coding sequence ATGAAAAAGAAGAAGCTTACCAGATACATCATCATCGGAGCCGTTGTCCTTATTATTTTTCTTATAGTTGGAAAGAAGGCCGGATGGTTTGGAAAAGACGAGCTGCAAAAAGTAGCCATCGAAAAGCCTGCCGATCGTCGCATTGTGGAGTATGTTTCGGCAAATGGTAAAATACAGCCCGTTACCGAGGTAAAGATCAGCTCCGATGTGTCGGGCGAAATAGTTGAGCTACCCGTAAAGGAAGGGCAAAGAGTAAAACGTGGCGATTTGCTGTTTAAGGTGAAGCCCGACATGTACATCTCGCAGCGCGACAGGGCAACTGCGGCGCTAAACTCAGCCAAGACGCGCATTAGCCAGGCTCAGGTGCAGCTGCAAAAGGACGAGCAGGCGTACCGTCGTAATAAAACGCTCTTCGAACAGAAGGTGATATCGAAAGCCGAATACGAAACCTTCGAAGCGGCCTACAACTCGTCGAAAAACAACCTACAGGCAGCACAGTACGACTTTCAAAGCGCACAGGCTGCTCTAAAGGAAACCAACGAGAGCCTATCGAAGACTACGGTTTACGCTCCTATGGATGGCATTGTTTCGAAGCTAAACGTAGAGCTGGGAGAGCGCGTTGTTGGAACCATGCAGATGGCGGGTACCGAGGTAATGCGCATTGCCAACCTCAACCAGATGGAGGTGTACGCCGAGGTTAACGAGAACGATATCGTAAAGGTAAAGCTCAACGATACCGCACTTGTAGAGGTAGATGCCTACCTAGGCCATAAGTTCAAGGGAATTGTAACTCAGATTGCCAACACGGCAACATCGTCGGCAACCAGCACCGATCAGGTAATCAACTTCGAAGTGCGCGTGCTGCTGCTCGAAGATTCCTACAAGAGCATCATGAAGGCCGGTATGGCAAGCCCATTCCGCCCAGGCATGTCGGCATCGGTTGAGATTCAAACCAACAGCATTAGCAAGGCGCTTACCATACCAATACAGGCCGTAACCAACTACATCGACACTACCAAAAAGATTGCTCAGGCCTCCAAAGCAAAAAAGAATGAGGAACAATCGGAAGATGAAGAGGTAAAACCTATTGATGAGGACGATGTACTCGACCGCTCGGGAGGCGAAGAGGTTGTTTACGTTTACAACGCTAAACAGAAAAGCGTTAAACGAGTAAAGGTAAAAACGGGCATTCAGGATAACACCTACATCCAAATCCTAAGCGGACTAACCAAAAAGGATGAGGTGGTAATTGCCCCATTTAGCGCCATATCGCGTAAGCTTAAGGACGGAACCAAAGTAGAGGTTGTTCCGGCAGATAAGGTATTTGAATAG
- a CDS encoding TolC family protein, with the protein MNLRTVGMLALLLSASTAALAQEPWGLERCIQYAISNNITIKQQELRVSSSQNAVKKAQWSQTPSLSASSNNTVSFGRSRDNSNFASVDKTAWSGSLGIGSQLNLFNGFSIRSTIAKSKLDLQSDLLEVERTRNDISLNIAAAYLQVLFNEELVSISERQLETTHLQVDRTQKLVDAGNLSQSNLLEIRSQQAQEEVSLVNAQNQLDIAYLTLKQLLELPADTAFKVEHPSRLTVNEQYALSTPGLLYQTSQSLPQIKSAEIKVASAEKGVALAKSGYYPSLMLSAQYGTSYFNQAMELKGLNPDGSMIYGKQAIRDQLDKNQSIGIGLSLNIPIFDRFSTKYEVSNARIGHTLAQLDLQQRKNTLYKEISQAHADAVGALKKYAATQKAREALAESFSSIDKKFNVGAANSLDYNTAKNKLSQSESELLQAKYQFIFKTKILDFYKGVPIKL; encoded by the coding sequence ATGAACCTACGAACCGTCGGCATGCTCGCCCTTCTACTCTCGGCTTCGACAGCAGCTCTTGCTCAAGAACCCTGGGGGCTGGAACGATGCATACAGTATGCCATCAGCAATAACATTACCATAAAGCAGCAGGAGCTTAGGGTGTCCTCTAGCCAGAATGCTGTAAAGAAGGCGCAATGGAGCCAAACCCCATCGCTCTCGGCCAGTAGCAACAACACCGTAAGCTTTGGCCGATCGCGCGACAACTCCAACTTTGCATCGGTAGATAAGACTGCCTGGAGCGGAAGCTTGGGGATAGGCAGCCAGCTGAACCTCTTTAACGGGTTTAGTATCAGGTCTACCATTGCAAAGAGCAAGCTCGATCTCCAGTCGGATTTGCTAGAGGTGGAGCGAACCCGCAACGACATCTCGCTTAATATAGCAGCAGCCTACCTTCAGGTGCTCTTTAACGAGGAACTGGTTTCCATATCCGAGCGCCAGCTGGAGACAACCCACCTTCAGGTCGATCGTACCCAAAAGCTGGTTGATGCCGGCAACCTATCGCAGAGCAACCTGCTCGAGATTCGTTCGCAGCAAGCCCAAGAGGAGGTTTCGTTGGTTAACGCTCAAAACCAGCTCGACATTGCCTATCTTACCCTAAAGCAGCTGCTGGAGCTACCAGCCGACACTGCATTTAAAGTTGAGCATCCGTCGAGGCTAACCGTAAACGAGCAGTACGCCCTAAGCACACCCGGCCTACTCTACCAAACATCGCAAAGCCTACCCCAAATAAAGTCGGCCGAGATAAAAGTAGCCAGCGCCGAAAAGGGAGTGGCGTTGGCAAAGAGCGGCTACTATCCTTCGCTGATGCTGTCGGCACAGTACGGAACCAGCTATTTTAACCAAGCAATGGAGCTAAAAGGCTTGAATCCCGATGGATCGATGATCTATGGTAAACAGGCAATACGCGACCAACTCGATAAGAACCAGAGCATCGGTATCGGGTTGAGCTTAAACATCCCAATCTTCGACAGGTTTAGCACCAAGTACGAGGTTAGCAATGCCCGTATTGGCCATACGCTAGCCCAACTCGATCTTCAGCAGCGTAAGAACACGCTTTATAAGGAGATATCGCAGGCTCATGCCGATGCTGTTGGAGCGCTAAAGAAGTATGCTGCCACGCAAAAAGCTCGTGAAGCTCTTGCCGAATCGTTTAGTAGCATAGACAAGAAATTCAACGTAGGAGCCGCCAACTCGCTCGACTACAATACGGCAAAGAATAAGCTGTCGCAATCGGAGTCGGAGCTGCTACAGGCGAAGTACCAGTTCATTTTTAAGACAAAAATTCTAGACTTTTACAAAGGAGTACCTATTAAACTATAA
- a CDS encoding NfeD family protein, protein MMEAISQSQLWLIIGFIMLVIEMFSLSFFAFFIAMGALLTALLTYLGVLPSIAWQIVAFSVSSILFLIFLRKLLRRKFSQAKGGMDYTEFVGDRVNVLHAIPENGRGKIFYRGTEWEAVSIDGKPIEKDTLVTILKMDGIVAIVKRS, encoded by the coding sequence ATGATGGAGGCAATTAGTCAATCGCAGCTTTGGCTTATCATCGGCTTCATAATGCTGGTGATAGAGATGTTTAGCCTGTCGTTCTTCGCATTCTTTATTGCGATGGGCGCGCTGCTAACAGCCCTGCTCACCTACTTGGGCGTACTGCCAAGCATCGCATGGCAAATTGTAGCCTTCAGCGTAAGCTCTATCCTCTTCCTCATCTTCCTCCGCAAGCTGCTCCGACGAAAGTTCTCGCAAGCCAAAGGAGGCATGGACTACACCGAGTTTGTTGGCGATAGGGTTAACGTACTCCACGCTATTCCGGAGAATGGACGCGGCAAGATCTTCTACCGGGGAACCGAATGGGAGGCCGTAAGCATCGATGGAAAGCCAATAGAAAAGGATACGCTGGTTACCATTCTAAAAATGGATGGCATCGTAGCCATTGTAAAACGATCCTAG
- the ybaK gene encoding Cys-tRNA(Pro) deacylase has protein sequence MATEKTNAARLLDRAKIGYELVAYEVDEADLSAVHVAQQLNEPVEQVFKTLVLKGDRSGYFVCVIPGAEELDLKKAAKLSGNKSCEMIPMKELLPITGYIRGACSPIGMKKRFAIYIHESCNAFNRIYISAGKRGLQLYLSPQELVALVGATVGFLILEPENE, from the coding sequence ATGGCTACGGAGAAAACAAACGCAGCACGGCTGCTGGATAGGGCAAAAATTGGCTACGAGCTGGTAGCCTACGAGGTAGACGAAGCCGATCTGAGCGCGGTGCACGTTGCCCAACAGCTCAACGAGCCCGTCGAGCAGGTCTTCAAAACGCTGGTGCTAAAGGGCGATCGGTCGGGGTACTTCGTTTGCGTCATCCCCGGAGCCGAAGAGCTCGACCTGAAGAAGGCCGCCAAGCTTTCGGGCAACAAAAGCTGCGAGATGATCCCGATGAAGGAGCTGCTGCCCATCACGGGGTATATCCGCGGAGCCTGCTCGCCCATAGGCATGAAAAAGCGCTTTGCCATCTACATCCACGAGAGCTGCAACGCCTTCAACCGAATCTACATCAGCGCCGGGAAGCGCGGGCTACAGCTCTACCTAAGCCCGCAGGAGCTGGTTGCCCTGGTAGGCGCTACCGTAGGATTTCTCATTCTGGAGCCCGAAAACGAATAG